One stretch of Geminocystis sp. M7585_C2015_104 DNA includes these proteins:
- a CDS encoding transglutaminase: MWYSREGEFKVRGYERMPGEKRKIRGKSITIGKRRQRRKKSGIWLLGMVIAATVIGLTGNRQWLGKSGIEKKKIQTKPIKSEISGEKNTPQYAEYTVNPVNKDNARRLTQQDFSHIDTIAKSIIYEGDSVDQLSDILSQHAKTAAEKARIIYTWIAHNIKYDVSALSAIKDGQPPDVTVENVLRKRVTVCGGYANLYQKLAEKMGLKSVIIEGYGRGADFGLFPLDYQVNHAWNAVEIDGNWYLLDVTWGAGHVKDGIFYPEFEPFYFATPPEKLIYTHFPQDAKWQLLDNPISREKFDSLPRVYPAFFKNNIQLVSHPHDKIEATNSLGVVLKTPLNVEVVANLKSEEKPVEGNYILVQKDAANTIINVTFPEKGKYKLDIFAKKEDGNNSYPIAVTYQVYASGRGNEFPETYKHFHEHNGYLESPITGKLNKNQNYYFRLKIDDATEVKVVNLSTNRWYNLTAYGNIFAGNVNVGDGNIVVYAKFPRDARYWGLLKYSP, translated from the coding sequence TTGTGGTATAGTAGAGAGGGAGAGTTTAAAGTGAGGGGTTATGAAAGGATGCCGGGGGAAAAGAGGAAGATAAGAGGGAAAAGCATAACAATAGGAAAAAGAAGACAAAGAAGAAAAAAAAGTGGGATATGGTTGCTAGGGATGGTGATAGCGGCAACAGTAATAGGGTTAACAGGTAATAGGCAATGGTTAGGGAAAAGTGGAATAGAGAAGAAGAAAATCCAGACAAAACCCATAAAGTCAGAGATTAGTGGCGAGAAAAACACCCCTCAATATGCTGAATATACCGTAAACCCAGTAAATAAGGACAATGCTAGACGGCTAACTCAACAAGACTTTTCCCACATTGACACCATAGCCAAAAGCATAATATATGAGGGAGACTCGGTAGATCAGTTGAGTGATATCCTTTCCCAGCATGCTAAAACTGCAGCGGAAAAGGCTCGCATAATTTATACCTGGATCGCCCATAATATAAAATACGATGTATCTGCCCTGTCTGCCATAAAAGATGGTCAGCCGCCAGACGTAACTGTGGAAAATGTTTTACGAAAACGGGTTACTGTTTGTGGCGGCTATGCTAATTTATATCAAAAATTAGCCGAAAAGATGGGCTTAAAATCCGTAATCATAGAGGGGTATGGTCGGGGGGCTGATTTTGGTCTATTTCCATTAGATTATCAGGTAAATCATGCCTGGAATGCGGTAGAAATTGACGGTAATTGGTATCTCTTGGATGTGACCTGGGGTGCGGGCCATGTCAAGGATGGCATATTTTATCCTGAATTTGAGCCTTTTTATTTTGCTACCCCTCCCGAAAAACTAATCTATACCCACTTCCCACAAGATGCTAAATGGCAACTGCTAGACAATCCCATCTCCCGCGAGAAATTCGATTCTCTTCCCAGAGTCTACCCTGCATTTTTCAAAAATAATATCCAGCTAGTTAGCCACCCCCACGACAAAATTGAGGCCACAAACAGTCTCGGTGTAGTCTTAAAAACCCCTTTAAATGTAGAGGTTGTTGCCAACCTAAAATCAGAAGAGAAACCAGTAGAAGGCAATTATATTCTGGTGCAAAAAGATGCAGCAAATACCATCATAAACGTCACCTTCCCTGAAAAGGGCAAATACAAACTAGACATTTTTGCTAAAAAAGAAGACGGCAACAACTCTTATCCCATCGCCGTTACCTATCAAGTTTATGCCAGTGGTAGGGGAAACGAATTCCCCGAAACCTATAAGCATTTTCACGAACACAATGGCTATTTAGAATCTCCAATAACCGGGAAACTTAACAAGAATCAAAACTACTATTTTAGACTTAAAATTGATGATGCCACTGAGGTCAAAGTAGTCAATCTCTCTACCAATAGATGGTACAACTTGACAGCCTATGGCAACATCTTTGCTGGCAATGTGAATGTGGGTGATGGCAACATAGTCGTCTATGCCAAGTTTCCCCGCGATGCCCGTTATTGGGGACTTTTAAAATACTCTCCCTAG